In Aestuariibaculum lutulentum, one DNA window encodes the following:
- a CDS encoding phosphatase PAP2 family protein: protein MIDKLIQLDTELFLYLNNLGTPAWDGLWLAITAKLTFVPLYAILLYLLYKKFGLRSLLIFVVVIALMITFTDQVTNLFKRTFERPRPCRADGVMDQMRFIAERCGKYGFFSGHASNSMAAAIFAGLMLRTYYKNLIFILLFWSAIVAYSRIYVGVHYPLDLICGLTFGAISGFMFYKLSLYLLKRFGKTEN, encoded by the coding sequence ATGATCGACAAACTTATACAATTAGATACTGAGCTATTTTTATATTTAAACAATTTAGGAACACCGGCCTGGGATGGATTATGGCTGGCGATTACGGCAAAACTAACCTTTGTGCCGTTGTATGCTATTTTATTGTATTTGTTGTATAAAAAGTTTGGTTTACGCTCGTTATTAATCTTTGTTGTGGTTATTGCTTTAATGATTACGTTTACCGATCAGGTAACGAACTTATTTAAGCGTACGTTTGAAAGGCCTAGACCTTGTCGCGCTGATGGTGTTATGGATCAAATGCGATTTATAGCCGAGCGATGCGGAAAGTATGGGTTCTTCTCGGGGCATGCTTCAAATTCTATGGCTGCTGCTATTTTTGCAGGGTTGATGCTTAGAACGTATTACAAAAATTTAATTTTTATTCTTTTATTCTGGAGTGCTATTGTGGCTTATAGTAGAATTTACGTGGGCGTACATTATCCGTTAGATCTTATTTGCGGATTAACCTTTGGAGCCATTTCAGGATTTATGTTTTATAAATTGTCACTTTATTTACTGAAGCGTTTTGGTAAGACTGAAAACTAA
- a CDS encoding MATE family efflux transporter, producing the protein MQLKDYTKEFKYNWMLAAPVMLGMLGHTFVSFIDNVMVGQLGTAELAAVSLGNSFMFIAMSLGIGFSTAITPLIAEADAAKNFDEGKSFFKHGLFLCTVIGVLLFLFLLLAKPLMYLMKQPVEVVELAIPYLDLVAFSLIPLIIFQGFKQFSDGLSMTRYPMYATILANLVNVLLNYLLIFGKFGFPELGIVGAAYGTLISRFVMVAYIYMLLKRNNKSKGYVTQIKLFVLHKLELKKLLNLGAPSAMQMFFEVAIFTAAIWLSGLLGKNPQAANQVALNLSSMTFMVATGLSVAAMIRVGNQKGLKQYIDLRRIAFSIFLLGSILAMCFGLMFFALHNHLPKLYVDFDDVKNLADNTEVVSIASKLLIAAAIFQISDSVQVIFLGALRGLQDVKIPTIITFISYWLVGFPISWYLGKEDAYGSFGIWLGLLAGLTTAAILLYIRFNYLTKRLILSNN; encoded by the coding sequence ATGCAATTAAAAGACTACACTAAAGAGTTTAAATATAACTGGATGTTGGCTGCGCCTGTAATGTTGGGTATGCTCGGGCATACCTTTGTAAGTTTTATCGATAACGTTATGGTTGGGCAGTTAGGAACGGCGGAGCTTGCTGCTGTTTCTCTTGGTAATAGTTTTATGTTCATAGCCATGTCTTTGGGTATTGGTTTTTCAACGGCTATAACACCTTTAATAGCCGAAGCCGATGCAGCTAAAAATTTTGACGAAGGAAAATCGTTTTTTAAGCACGGTTTGTTTTTATGTACGGTTATTGGGGTATTATTGTTTTTGTTTCTCCTTTTAGCCAAGCCACTAATGTATCTTATGAAACAACCAGTCGAGGTTGTAGAATTGGCTATTCCATATCTGGATTTGGTGGCGTTTTCACTTATTCCTTTAATTATATTTCAAGGATTTAAACAATTCAGCGATGGTTTGTCGATGACGCGTTACCCAATGTACGCAACCATTTTAGCCAATTTGGTGAATGTGCTTCTGAATTATCTATTGATTTTTGGAAAATTTGGTTTCCCTGAATTAGGCATTGTAGGAGCAGCCTATGGAACCTTAATTTCCAGATTCGTCATGGTGGCTTACATCTATATGTTGTTAAAGCGAAATAACAAATCTAAAGGTTACGTTACCCAGATTAAATTATTTGTTTTACATAAGCTAGAACTGAAAAAACTATTAAACCTTGGTGCACCCAGTGCCATGCAAATGTTTTTTGAAGTGGCCATATTTACGGCAGCCATCTGGTTGAGTGGTTTATTAGGAAAAAATCCGCAGGCCGCCAATCAGGTGGCTTTAAACCTGTCGTCTATGACCTTTATGGTGGCGACTGGATTAAGTGTGGCGGCCATGATTAGGGTAGGAAACCAAAAAGGATTAAAACAGTATATCGATTTACGTCGTATCGCTTTTTCAATTTTCTTACTAGGAAGTATTTTAGCTATGTGTTTTGGGTTGATGTTTTTTGCTTTGCATAACCATTTACCAAAATTATACGTTGATTTTGATGATGTAAAAAATCTTGCCGATAATACCGAAGTGGTTTCCATAGCTTCAAAATTATTAATTGCAGCTGCGATATTTCAAATTAGCGATAGTGTTCAGGTTATTTTCCTGGGCGCATTACGCGGTTTGCAGGATGTTAAAATACCAACTATTATTACTTTTATTTCGTATTGGTTAGTCGGTTTTCCAATTAGCTGGTATTTAGGTAAAGAAGACGCTTATGGTAGCTTTGGAATCTGGCTGGGCTTACTTGCCGGATTAACTACTGCAGCTATTTTATTATATATTCGATTCAATTATTTAACGAAAAGATTAATTTTGTCTAATAACTAA
- a CDS encoding outer membrane beta-barrel protein, whose product MKKLLFIASLLVYGLTFSQEKEEPFVIKKGLWNIGGNVSLTKFKSKEPESFIPNRESFGFTISPKLGYFISDNWELGLGLGYGYYHYEHQNNMYHNYSNSYSVSPFVRKYFSLSKTLLFDSQFGVSYTKNYIRSENENGELSKDRESSLFVGLQPGFTYFLNPKFALKAKIGALGYSCSKREYNYTSDNLDEYKSESFSFSLSSSNIQFGIYYFF is encoded by the coding sequence ATGAAAAAATTACTGTTTATTGCAAGTTTACTGGTTTATGGTTTAACCTTTTCACAAGAGAAAGAGGAACCATTTGTCATTAAAAAAGGGTTGTGGAATATAGGAGGTAATGTGTCTCTTACTAAGTTTAAATCGAAGGAACCTGAGAGCTTCATTCCTAATCGAGAAAGTTTTGGTTTCACCATAAGTCCAAAACTGGGCTACTTTATTAGCGATAATTGGGAACTTGGATTAGGTCTGGGGTATGGTTATTATCACTACGAACACCAAAACAATATGTATCATAATTATTCTAATAGTTATTCCGTTTCACCATTTGTAAGAAAGTACTTTTCTTTAAGTAAAACATTATTGTTTGATTCACAATTTGGTGTGAGTTATACCAAAAATTATATTCGTTCTGAAAATGAAAACGGAGAGTTAAGTAAGGACAGAGAAAGCTCTTTATTTGTTGGATTACAGCCAGGTTTCACCTATTTTTTAAATCCAAAGTTCGCATTAAAAGCAAAAATAGGGGCATTGGGGTATTCATGTTCAAAACGAGAATATAACTATACTTCTGATAATCTAGATGAATACAAAAGTGAATCATTTAGTTTTTCATTAAGTTCATCAAATATCCAATTCGGGATTTATTATTTTTTCTAA
- a CDS encoding NAD(P)H-dependent flavin oxidoreductase: MSNRITELFQIKYPIIQAGMVWNSGWRLASSASNAGILGLIGAGSMYPDVLREHIQKCKQATDKPFGVNVPMLYSNIEELMNIIVEEGVKIVFTSAGNPKTWTSWLQERGITVVHVVSSVKFALKAQDAGVDAIVAEGFEAGGHNGRDETTTLTLIPMVKERIQIPLIAAGGIATGKAMLAAMILGADGVQVGSRFVASEESSAHQAFKQLVVDAKEGDTQLTLKELAPVRLIKNKFFNDIEALYKQSPSVEDLKILLGRARAKRGMFEGDLEEGELEIGQIAGLIHDIKPVATIVNDIVSEFEEAKKLITSY, from the coding sequence ATGTCGAATAGAATTACTGAATTATTTCAGATTAAGTATCCTATTATTCAGGCGGGTATGGTATGGAATAGTGGCTGGCGATTGGCTTCATCAGCCAGTAACGCAGGTATTTTAGGTTTAATCGGGGCAGGCTCCATGTATCCGGATGTTTTGCGTGAGCATATCCAAAAATGCAAGCAAGCCACAGATAAACCATTCGGAGTGAATGTTCCTATGTTGTATTCAAACATAGAAGAGCTCATGAATATTATTGTAGAAGAAGGTGTGAAAATTGTTTTCACTTCAGCAGGGAATCCAAAAACATGGACATCCTGGTTACAGGAACGAGGCATTACTGTTGTGCACGTGGTAAGTAGCGTGAAGTTCGCTTTAAAAGCGCAAGACGCTGGAGTGGATGCTATTGTAGCGGAAGGTTTTGAAGCCGGTGGGCATAATGGTAGAGATGAAACTACAACACTTACGTTGATTCCTATGGTTAAAGAACGAATACAGATTCCTTTGATTGCGGCAGGTGGTATTGCCACAGGAAAAGCCATGTTAGCAGCTATGATTTTGGGAGCCGATGGCGTTCAGGTAGGAAGTCGTTTTGTAGCCAGCGAAGAAAGCTCTGCACATCAGGCATTCAAGCAATTGGTAGTTGATGCTAAAGAAGGCGATACCCAGCTAACTTTGAAAGAACTCGCGCCTGTACGATTAATAAAGAACAAGTTTTTTAATGATATTGAAGCTCTATATAAACAATCTCCATCGGTTGAAGATTTAAAAATCTTGTTAGGGCGTGCCAGAGCCAAACGTGGCATGTTTGAAGGCGATTTGGAAGAAGGCGAGCTGGAAATTGGTCAAATCGCCGGACTCATTCATGATATAAAACCTGTCGCTACTATTGTAAACGATATTGTTTCAGAATTTGAAGAAGCTAAAAAATTGATTACTAGTTATTAA
- a CDS encoding S8 family serine peptidase, translating to MKNYLLFFLLFVYSFPLLAQQDAWVYLTDKANVQASLDNPISILTQKAIDRKNKHGVAIDERDVPVNETYISNLKTATGITVMAKSKWLNAVHVRGTQTDISNLKSNYAFVDYIDFADKSLNASKQAKQKTAIKLESVNTTFVYGNSANQVNMINTDDLHLADYTGTGMTIAVMDAGFPGVNSIGGFQRLRNANGILGTYDFVNRSDDVYNSTENHGTLVLSTMAGFIENSYVGTAPDASYYLFITEDGPNENPVEESYWVEAAERADSLGVDVINTSLGYGAFYDNANYNYATTDYDGQTIYITKGANIAFEKGMMLVNSAGNEGSAGLNAPADAAGVFTVGAVNSAGTYATFSSVGSSIQPTQKPDVVAQGQGSAVITENNVLASANGTSFSSPILAGGLTCLWQALPNKTNTEIMQLVRESASKYNSPDYQYGYGIPDLYATLNKVLSVRKEDINPIKVFPNPVRNMLYLQLPIMNYDFAVSFYDVLGKLVLETTASSNKNQIDVSPLSKGLYVMKVKGVEKSITLKIIKQ from the coding sequence TTTAGACAATCCAATTTCTATTCTTACTCAAAAAGCAATCGATAGAAAAAACAAACATGGAGTAGCTATTGATGAACGCGACGTGCCGGTAAATGAAACCTATATTAGCAATCTTAAAACAGCCACAGGAATTACGGTTATGGCCAAATCTAAGTGGTTAAATGCTGTTCATGTTCGTGGAACTCAAACCGATATTTCGAATTTAAAATCTAATTATGCTTTTGTTGATTATATCGATTTTGCCGATAAAAGTTTAAATGCTTCTAAACAGGCCAAACAAAAAACAGCGATTAAGTTAGAGTCGGTTAATACCACTTTTGTTTATGGAAATTCTGCCAACCAGGTCAATATGATTAATACCGACGATTTGCATTTGGCAGATTATACCGGAACAGGAATGACCATAGCCGTTATGGATGCCGGATTTCCAGGTGTAAATTCGATTGGCGGTTTTCAGCGATTAAGAAATGCGAATGGTATTTTGGGAACTTACGATTTTGTAAATCGTAGTGATGATGTGTATAATTCTACAGAAAACCATGGTACATTGGTATTAAGCACTATGGCTGGCTTCATAGAAAATAGCTATGTAGGTACGGCGCCCGATGCGTCTTATTATTTGTTTATTACTGAAGATGGACCCAATGAAAACCCTGTTGAGGAAAGTTACTGGGTTGAAGCTGCAGAGCGCGCCGATAGTTTGGGGGTCGATGTCATTAACACCTCATTAGGTTATGGCGCCTTTTATGATAATGCAAATTACAATTATGCCACAACAGATTACGACGGACAAACAATCTACATTACTAAAGGTGCTAATATTGCTTTTGAAAAGGGAATGATGTTAGTGAATTCGGCAGGAAATGAAGGTTCTGCAGGATTGAATGCACCGGCTGATGCCGCGGGTGTTTTTACAGTAGGGGCGGTAAATAGCGCTGGAACTTATGCTACGTTTAGTTCGGTTGGGAGTTCTATACAACCGACTCAAAAGCCCGATGTTGTAGCCCAAGGGCAGGGTAGTGCTGTTATTACAGAAAATAATGTCCTGGCAAGTGCAAATGGCACCTCTTTTAGTTCGCCCATTTTAGCAGGTGGTTTAACGTGTTTATGGCAGGCGTTACCCAATAAAACCAATACCGAAATTATGCAGTTGGTTCGCGAATCGGCGTCGAAGTATAACTCTCCAGATTATCAGTACGGTTATGGTATTCCGGATTTGTATGCCACGTTGAATAAAGTCTTATCGGTTCGTAAAGAAGATATTAATCCTATAAAGGTTTTTCCTAACCCAGTGAGAAATATGCTTTATCTTCAGTTGCCTATTATGAATTATGATTTTGCCGTGTCGTTTTATGATGTATTAGGTAAGCTGGTATTAGAAACAACGGCATCTTCAAATAAAAATCAAATCGATGTCTCTCCATTGTCAAAAGGACTTTATGTTATGAAAGTAAAAGGAGTAGAAAAAAGCATCACACTTAAAATAATCAAACAATAA